A genomic window from Pseudonocardia broussonetiae includes:
- a CDS encoding DUF5703 family protein has protein sequence MARSTTTTDVEGDAVDGEWEYRPIDIPGDVSRVTAAVRLAIQAEFGGWELSRVRLYPGGVRKVTLRRKRSNRMLPEISF, from the coding sequence GTGGCCCGGAGCACGACCACCACCGACGTCGAGGGGGACGCGGTCGACGGGGAGTGGGAGTACCGCCCGATCGACATCCCCGGGGACGTCTCCCGGGTGACGGCGGCGGTGCGGCTCGCTATCCAGGCGGAGTTCGGGGGCTGGGAGCTGTCCCGCGTCCGGCTCTACCCCGGCGGCGTGCGCAAGGTGACCCTGCGCCGCAAGCGCAGCAACCGGATGCTCCCCGAGATCTCCTTCTAG
- a CDS encoding NADPH:quinone oxidoreductase family protein has protein sequence MKGWQVSRLGNPSDVLEFGELPDPEPGPGQVLVRVHAVACNFPDILVCQGKYQERPELPFTPGLEIAGEVVAAGEGARAAVGDRVLGTPPVGRGGYAELAVLDAASTMAWPEGMTAGQAAGLFVTYQTGVCALVQRGRLRAGETLLVHAAAGGVGSAAVQIGKALGARVIGTAGGPAKCDVVRGLGADDVVDYASEDVVARVKELTGGRGADVVFDPVGGDIFDLSRRVVAFEGRILVIGFAGGRIADAPTNHVLVKNYEVVGVHWGFYRTMAPERIDEWQGVIEDLWARRAIDPLVSAELPLDQAPEALRLLGSRGTTGKVVLVPA, from the coding sequence GTGAAGGGCTGGCAGGTCTCACGCCTGGGCAACCCGTCGGACGTCCTGGAGTTCGGCGAGCTGCCCGACCCGGAGCCCGGGCCGGGGCAGGTGCTCGTGCGCGTGCACGCCGTGGCCTGCAACTTCCCCGACATCCTCGTGTGCCAGGGGAAGTACCAGGAGCGCCCGGAGCTGCCGTTCACGCCCGGGCTGGAGATCGCGGGCGAGGTCGTCGCGGCGGGGGAGGGGGCGCGTGCCGCGGTCGGCGACCGCGTCCTCGGCACCCCACCGGTCGGCCGCGGCGGGTACGCCGAGCTGGCCGTCCTCGACGCGGCGTCGACGATGGCGTGGCCCGAGGGGATGACGGCCGGGCAGGCCGCCGGGCTGTTCGTCACCTACCAGACGGGCGTCTGCGCGCTGGTGCAGCGCGGGCGGCTGCGGGCGGGGGAGACCCTGCTGGTGCACGCGGCGGCCGGCGGCGTCGGCAGTGCGGCGGTGCAGATCGGGAAGGCGCTGGGCGCCCGCGTCATCGGCACCGCGGGCGGCCCGGCGAAGTGCGACGTGGTGCGCGGTCTGGGGGCCGACGACGTCGTCGACTACGCGTCCGAGGACGTCGTCGCGCGCGTCAAGGAGCTGACGGGGGGCCGCGGGGCCGACGTGGTCTTCGACCCGGTCGGCGGCGACATCTTCGACCTCTCGCGCCGGGTCGTCGCGTTCGAGGGCCGGATCCTGGTCATCGGGTTCGCGGGCGGGCGCATCGCCGACGCCCCCACCAACCACGTCCTGGTCAAGAACTACGAGGTCGTGGGCGTGCACTGGGGCTTCTACCGCACGATGGCCCCGGAGCGGATCGACGAGTGGCAGGGCGTCATCGAGGACCTCTGGGCGCGCCGCGCGATCGACCCGCTGGTCAGCGCGGAGCTGCCGCTGGACCAGGCGCCCGAGGCGCTGCGGCTGCTGGGCTCGCGGGGGACCACGGGGAAGGTCGTGCTAGTACCGGCCTAG
- a CDS encoding AAA family ATPase — MQAENDSTVLHLQDNTAAGPSYEQERDAETAVLHRLHALLAAETAAASDRARGVLAERAGGELSARWERDVSAHRWSERVSALRAARSGLCFGRLDHTDGATSYVGRTGLTDPDGTDADGVDGTGSAQVDWRAPAARPFYCATLATPLGVVRRRHFEIAGTAPAERVADFHDDVLDSGADTGSASDPALLAALRAPRGSTMRDIVTTIQAEQDEIIRLPLPGVVVIEGGPGTGKTAVALHRVAYLLYTYRERLARSGVLVVGPSAGFVSYVGGVLPALGESAVVFTTPGRLAHGVVATALDPDDVARAKGSLAVLEVLRRAVADRQELPASPITIDLDDVTVEVDRATAAQARRRARDTGATHHAARAAFRDALGALLVAQGVERLGADLEDPPEIAAILRELGEEVGPSGAAQVTEELRRELRDDLRRDPGFHDAVERLWPVLTPERVLDDLLSSPDRLASAGAGRGLLRPAGAAWTVADAPLLDELAELLGPPPAPPAASTEDDERAYAAEVLAILESADRNLAGEDPDELRPTDFVTADVLAARQVPGRLAGVAERAAGDREWRYGHLVVDEAQELSAMDWHVLLRRCPTRSVTAVGDLAQRSAPAGARTWADVLAPVLGDRWARRTLTVNYRTPAEIMALAAGVLAEYAPEHRPPASVRETGENPWERTVPVADLGTAVRTAVDEEAARLGRGTLAVIAPDPAALPPLPVPVHSPVSAKGLEFDVVVLVDPSGSGRTTRPTSTCRSPAPPGGSGSSGWSSPAADGSRSRARGCAGRARVGAAVGVGCPSVDRA; from the coding sequence ATGCAGGCAGAAAACGATTCCACCGTTCTACACCTCCAGGATAACACCGCCGCCGGGCCGTCCTACGAGCAGGAGCGCGACGCCGAGACGGCCGTGCTCCACCGGCTCCACGCGCTGCTCGCCGCGGAGACGGCGGCCGCCTCCGACCGCGCCCGCGGCGTCCTGGCCGAGCGCGCGGGCGGCGAGCTGAGCGCCCGCTGGGAGCGCGACGTGTCGGCGCACCGCTGGTCGGAGCGGGTGTCGGCGCTGCGCGCGGCCCGCTCGGGGCTGTGCTTCGGGCGGCTCGACCACACCGACGGGGCGACGAGCTACGTCGGGCGCACCGGGCTCACCGACCCGGACGGCACCGACGCGGACGGCGTCGACGGCACCGGCAGCGCGCAGGTCGACTGGCGCGCGCCCGCGGCCCGCCCGTTCTACTGCGCGACCCTGGCGACGCCGCTCGGGGTGGTCCGGCGCCGCCACTTCGAGATCGCCGGGACCGCACCCGCCGAACGGGTCGCCGACTTCCACGACGACGTCCTCGACAGCGGCGCCGACACCGGTTCCGCCTCCGACCCGGCACTGCTCGCCGCGCTCCGGGCGCCGCGCGGGTCGACCATGCGCGACATCGTCACCACGATCCAGGCCGAGCAGGACGAGATCATCCGGCTGCCGCTGCCGGGCGTCGTGGTGATCGAGGGCGGCCCGGGCACGGGCAAGACCGCGGTCGCGCTGCACCGCGTCGCCTACCTGCTCTACACCTACCGCGAGCGGCTCGCCCGCAGCGGCGTGCTCGTCGTCGGCCCGAGCGCGGGTTTCGTCTCCTACGTCGGGGGCGTGCTGCCCGCGCTGGGCGAGTCGGCGGTGGTGTTCACGACGCCCGGGCGGCTCGCGCACGGCGTCGTCGCCACCGCGCTCGACCCCGACGACGTGGCCCGCGCCAAGGGGTCGCTCGCGGTGCTGGAGGTCCTGCGCCGCGCCGTCGCCGACCGCCAGGAGCTGCCGGCGTCGCCGATCACGATCGATCTGGACGACGTCACCGTCGAGGTCGACCGCGCGACCGCGGCGCAGGCCCGCCGCCGGGCCCGCGACACCGGGGCGACCCACCACGCCGCCCGCGCGGCGTTCCGCGACGCGCTCGGCGCCCTGCTCGTCGCGCAGGGCGTCGAGCGGCTGGGGGCGGACCTGGAGGACCCGCCGGAGATCGCGGCGATCCTGCGGGAGCTGGGCGAGGAGGTCGGGCCGTCGGGGGCCGCGCAGGTGACCGAGGAGCTGCGCCGGGAGCTGCGCGACGACCTGCGCCGCGACCCCGGCTTCCACGACGCCGTCGAGCGGCTCTGGCCGGTGCTGACCCCGGAGCGGGTGCTCGACGACCTGCTCTCCTCGCCCGACCGGCTGGCCTCCGCGGGGGCCGGCCGCGGGCTGCTGCGGCCCGCGGGCGCGGCGTGGACGGTCGCCGACGCACCCCTGCTCGACGAGCTGGCCGAGCTGCTCGGCCCGCCACCGGCGCCGCCCGCGGCGAGCACCGAGGACGACGAGCGCGCCTACGCCGCCGAGGTGCTCGCCATCCTGGAGTCGGCCGACCGCAACCTCGCCGGCGAGGACCCCGACGAGCTGCGCCCCACCGACTTCGTCACGGCCGACGTCCTCGCGGCGCGGCAGGTGCCCGGGCGGCTCGCGGGCGTCGCCGAGCGCGCCGCGGGCGACCGCGAGTGGCGCTACGGGCACCTCGTCGTCGACGAGGCGCAGGAGCTCTCGGCGATGGACTGGCACGTCCTGCTGCGCCGCTGCCCGACGCGATCGGTCACCGCGGTGGGCGACCTCGCCCAGCGCAGCGCCCCCGCCGGGGCGCGCACCTGGGCCGACGTGCTCGCCCCGGTGCTCGGCGACCGCTGGGCCCGTCGGACGCTCACCGTCAACTACCGGACGCCCGCGGAGATCATGGCGCTGGCCGCCGGGGTGCTGGCGGAGTACGCGCCGGAGCACCGGCCGCCCGCGTCGGTGCGGGAGACCGGGGAGAATCCCTGGGAGCGGACGGTGCCCGTCGCCGACCTGGGTACGGCCGTCCGGACGGCCGTCGACGAGGAGGCTGCTCGGCTGGGGCGCGGGACGCTGGCCGTGATCGCCCCCGACCCGGCTGCGCTCCCCCCGCTGCCCGTGCCGGTGCACTCGCCCGTGTCGGCGAAGGGCCTCGAGTTCGACGTCGTCGTGCTCGTCGACCCGAGCGGATCCGGGCGCACCACCCGGCCGACCTCTACGTGTCGATCACCCGCGCCACCCGGCGGCTCGGGATCCTCCGGGTGGAGCAGCCCGGCAGCGGACGGTAGCCGGAGCCGGGCACGGGGCTGCGCCGGGCGGGCGAGAGTTGGGGCCGCGGTGGGCGTCGGTTGCCCGTCCGTTGACCGTGCGTGA
- a CDS encoding response regulator transcription factor — protein MARLLVVEDDETIGTVLDSSLRAHGHEVSWTRTGRGALAAAAGHDPDLVLLDLGLPDLDGVEVCRRLRVQLPGAVLVVLTARTDEMDVVVGLEAGADDYLTKPLRLDELRARIRAHLRRGGPASSSRGTVELGALFLDLAGRRVTVAGAEVSLRAREFDLLARLAADAGHAVSRETLMSDVWDVNWFGSTKTLDMHIAALRRHLGATGARGLPEIVTLRGHGYRLDPPT, from the coding sequence ATGGCCCGGCTGCTCGTGGTGGAGGACGACGAGACCATCGGCACGGTGCTGGACTCCAGCCTGCGGGCCCACGGCCACGAGGTGTCCTGGACGCGCACCGGCCGCGGCGCGCTGGCCGCGGCCGCCGGGCACGACCCCGACCTGGTGCTGCTCGACCTCGGCCTCCCCGACCTCGACGGCGTCGAGGTCTGCCGCCGCCTGCGCGTGCAGCTGCCCGGCGCCGTGCTCGTGGTGCTGACCGCGCGCACCGACGAGATGGACGTCGTCGTCGGGCTGGAGGCGGGCGCCGACGACTACCTCACCAAGCCCCTGCGCCTCGACGAGCTCCGCGCCCGCATCCGCGCGCACCTGCGCCGCGGCGGACCGGCGTCGTCGTCGCGGGGCACCGTCGAGCTCGGCGCGCTGTTCCTCGACCTCGCGGGCCGCCGCGTCACGGTGGCGGGCGCGGAGGTGTCGCTGCGCGCCAGGGAGTTCGACCTGCTCGCCCGGCTCGCCGCCGACGCCGGGCACGCCGTCAGCCGGGAGACCCTGATGAGCGACGTGTGGGACGTCAACTGGTTCGGCTCGACGAAGACGCTCGACATGCACATCGCGGCACTGCGCCGGCACCTGGGCGCGACGGGGGCGCGGGGCCTGCCGGAGATCGTCACGCTGCGCGGCCACGGCTACCGGTTGGACCCGCCGACCTAG
- a CDS encoding M20/M25/M40 family metallo-hydrolase — translation MTNSAVDEVVELCSDLIRIDTTNTGDPDTVTGEREAAEYVAAKLAEVGFETEVVESGAPRRDNVFCRLPGADPSRGALLVHGHLDVVPAEPSEWSVHPFSGAVQDGYVWGRGAVDMKDMVAMTIAVARRFKREGVVPPRDIVFAFLADEEAGGAYGSHWLTEHRPDLFEGCTEAVGEVGGFSLTLAEDRRVYLIEAAEKGIAWMRLQAKGKPGHGSFLHDDNAVTKVAEAVARLGNHTFPLTITDTVRAFLEQMSELTGLEFPEDDLEGSLAKLGPLSRIVGATIRDTANPTMLKAGYKANVIPSTAEAVVDCRVLPGRQEAFLREVDELLGPDVTRSWVTDLPPVETPFGGPLTDAMAAALRTEDPTAATVPYMLSGGTDAKAFAELGMACFGFAPLRLPPDLDFASLFHGIDERVPVDALEFGTRVLDTFLRNS, via the coding sequence GTGACCAACTCCGCCGTCGACGAGGTCGTCGAGCTCTGTTCCGACCTCATCCGGATCGACACCACCAACACCGGCGACCCCGACACCGTCACCGGCGAGCGCGAGGCCGCCGAGTACGTGGCCGCCAAGCTCGCCGAGGTGGGCTTCGAGACCGAGGTGGTCGAGTCCGGGGCGCCGCGGCGCGACAACGTGTTCTGCCGCCTGCCCGGGGCCGACCCCTCCCGCGGCGCGCTGCTGGTCCACGGCCACCTCGACGTCGTGCCCGCCGAGCCGTCGGAGTGGTCGGTGCACCCGTTCTCCGGGGCGGTGCAGGACGGCTACGTGTGGGGGCGCGGCGCCGTCGACATGAAGGACATGGTGGCGATGACGATCGCCGTCGCCCGCCGCTTCAAGCGGGAGGGCGTGGTGCCCCCGCGCGACATCGTGTTCGCCTTCCTCGCCGACGAGGAGGCCGGCGGCGCGTACGGGTCGCACTGGCTCACCGAGCACCGGCCCGACCTGTTCGAGGGCTGCACCGAGGCCGTCGGCGAGGTGGGCGGGTTCTCCCTCACCCTCGCCGAGGACCGCCGCGTCTACCTCATCGAGGCGGCCGAGAAGGGCATCGCCTGGATGCGGCTGCAGGCGAAGGGGAAGCCGGGGCACGGGTCGTTCCTGCACGACGACAACGCCGTCACGAAGGTGGCCGAGGCGGTCGCGCGGCTGGGCAACCACACGTTCCCGCTGACGATCACCGACACGGTCCGGGCGTTCCTCGAGCAGATGTCCGAGCTCACCGGGCTGGAGTTCCCCGAGGACGACCTGGAGGGCTCGCTCGCCAAGCTCGGGCCGCTCTCGCGGATCGTGGGCGCCACCATCCGCGACACGGCCAACCCCACGATGCTCAAGGCCGGCTACAAGGCCAACGTCATCCCCTCCACGGCCGAGGCGGTCGTCGACTGCCGGGTGCTGCCGGGGCGCCAGGAGGCGTTCCTGCGCGAGGTCGACGAGCTGCTGGGCCCGGACGTCACGCGCAGCTGGGTCACCGACCTGCCGCCCGTCGAGACCCCGTTCGGCGGCCCGCTCACCGACGCGATGGCCGCCGCGCTGCGCACCGAGGACCCGACGGCGGCCACCGTGCCGTACATGCTCTCCGGCGGCACCGACGCCAAGGCCTTCGCCGAGCTGGGCATGGCCTGCTTCGGCTTCGCCCCGCTGCGGCTGCCCCCGGACCTCGACTTCGCGTCGCTGTTCCACGGCATCGACGAGCGCGTCCCGGTCGACGCGCTCGAGTTCGGCACCCGCGTACTCGACACCTTCCTGAGGAACTCGTGA
- a CDS encoding aldo/keto reductase, which yields MQRRRVGSSGLEVSRIGLGTLTWGADTDLEAATAQLTAFVDAGGSLVETADGYGDGLAQETLGAVLAASVPREYLVIAGRATLPGGPLGDSAARGALLTGLDATLKRLGTDHLDLWQLPAWDATVPLDETLSAVQVAVLSGKARYAGLVAPRGWQLATVAERGRALGAITVPVSAQVEYSLLARDVEAELVPAAVHHGVGLLAWAPLGRGVLTGKYADGTPADSRGASATLAPYVEARRNERSARIVQAVLTAADGLGTSPLAVALAWVRDLPGVASAVVGARDAAQLAASMATESVTLPAEIRAALDDVSTPG from the coding sequence GTGCAGAGGCGACGGGTGGGCAGCAGCGGGCTGGAGGTCTCGCGCATCGGCCTGGGCACCCTGACCTGGGGCGCCGACACCGACCTCGAGGCCGCGACCGCGCAGCTCACCGCGTTCGTCGACGCCGGCGGCTCGCTGGTCGAGACCGCCGACGGCTACGGCGACGGCCTCGCGCAGGAGACGCTCGGCGCCGTGCTCGCGGCGTCGGTGCCGCGCGAGTACCTCGTGATCGCCGGGCGCGCGACGCTGCCCGGCGGCCCGCTCGGCGACAGCGCCGCCCGCGGCGCCCTGCTCACCGGCCTGGACGCCACCCTCAAGCGCCTGGGCACCGACCACCTGGACCTCTGGCAGCTCCCGGCCTGGGACGCCACCGTGCCGCTCGACGAGACGCTCTCGGCGGTGCAGGTCGCCGTCCTGTCGGGCAAGGCCCGCTACGCCGGGCTCGTCGCGCCGCGCGGCTGGCAGCTCGCCACGGTCGCCGAGCGGGGGCGCGCGCTGGGCGCGATCACGGTGCCGGTGTCGGCGCAGGTCGAGTACTCGCTGCTGGCCCGCGACGTCGAGGCCGAGCTCGTGCCGGCCGCGGTGCACCACGGCGTCGGGCTGCTGGCCTGGGCGCCGCTCGGGCGCGGGGTGCTCACCGGCAAGTACGCCGACGGCACTCCCGCCGACTCGCGCGGCGCCTCGGCGACGCTCGCCCCCTACGTCGAGGCGCGGCGCAACGAGCGCTCCGCGCGGATCGTGCAGGCCGTGCTCACCGCCGCCGACGGGCTGGGGACCTCGCCGCTCGCCGTCGCGCTGGCGTGGGTGCGCGACCTGCCGGGCGTCGCCTCGGCGGTGGTCGGGGCCCGCGACGCCGCGCAGCTCGCCGCGTCGATGGCCACGGAGTCGGTGACGCTGCCCGCGGAGATCCGCGCCGCCCTCGACGACGTGAGCACGCCCGGCTGA
- a CDS encoding SDR family oxidoreductase: MDLNGKSALVTGGASGIGAAVARRLTAAGVGVAVVDRDEARARELVAEIGGLAVPADVTDPEVIGRVVEEVEDHFGGLDIAFLNAGTTAGQSGIEHLDVEAYRKIMGVNVDHVVFGLAAAVPALRRSGGGTIIATSSLAGLVPMPGDPIYTLTKHAVVGYVRSVAPTLAGEGIRVAALCPGFADTPLIAHAKDQFGDFPLLTADDVADAVEAILDRAEAGECWFVQPGREPAPYGFRGVPGPKGAGAPPAVTWEDHR; encoded by the coding sequence ATGGATCTCAACGGCAAGAGCGCGCTGGTCACCGGCGGGGCGTCGGGCATCGGGGCGGCGGTGGCGCGGCGGCTCACCGCGGCCGGCGTCGGGGTGGCGGTGGTCGACCGCGACGAGGCGCGCGCCCGCGAGCTCGTCGCGGAGATCGGCGGGCTCGCCGTGCCCGCCGACGTCACCGACCCCGAGGTGATCGGCCGCGTCGTGGAGGAGGTGGAGGACCACTTCGGCGGCCTCGACATCGCCTTCCTCAACGCGGGCACCACCGCGGGCCAGTCCGGCATCGAGCACCTCGACGTCGAGGCCTACCGCAAGATCATGGGCGTCAACGTCGACCACGTGGTGTTCGGCCTGGCCGCCGCGGTGCCGGCACTGCGCCGCAGCGGCGGCGGCACGATCATCGCGACGTCGTCGCTGGCCGGCCTGGTGCCGATGCCCGGCGACCCGATCTACACGCTCACCAAGCACGCCGTCGTCGGCTACGTCCGGTCGGTCGCGCCCACGCTGGCCGGCGAGGGCATCCGCGTCGCCGCGCTGTGCCCCGGGTTCGCCGACACCCCGCTGATCGCGCACGCGAAGGACCAGTTCGGCGACTTCCCGCTGCTCACGGCCGACGACGTCGCCGACGCCGTGGAGGCGATCCTCGACCGCGCGGAGGCCGGCGAGTGCTGGTTCGTCCAGCCCGGCCGCGAGCCCGCGCCCTACGGCTTCCGCGGGGTGCCCGGTCCGAAGGGCGCCGGCGCGCCGCCCGCCGTCACGTGGGAGGACCACCGGTGA
- a CDS encoding DUF1707 SHOCT-like domain-containing protein — protein sequence MPAAQSPTTRARDLDRSAVCAVLDTAYADGQLDKIEHGARTTAAMAAKTLGELRALADDLQVEQALPPLRTPRPPGSPSRRRRITTGLVASLLFLGAGFGIGYASGTSGSPTAGAGDDVAPVVVGLQGLHSRDGFAALVAAVGSRFGSAMVAEAVVYPEYAVITMPAPGAPGRAQSFLYRGGFDEPSNAGTRTASDPLVDLAAVRVDAILGLVAGAGESLAVADPTSRYLIIGQNGGSPYVSVYASNEFNESGYVRAGLDGTVTAVHPYEAG from the coding sequence GTGCCCGCTGCGCAGTCGCCGACCACCCGTGCCCGCGACCTCGACCGCAGCGCCGTCTGCGCGGTGCTCGACACCGCGTACGCCGACGGTCAGCTCGACAAGATCGAGCACGGGGCCCGCACGACCGCGGCGATGGCCGCGAAGACGCTCGGGGAGCTGCGGGCGCTGGCCGACGACCTGCAGGTCGAGCAGGCGCTGCCGCCGCTGCGCACCCCGCGTCCGCCCGGGTCGCCCTCACGCCGGCGGCGGATCACGACCGGGCTGGTGGCGAGCCTGCTGTTCCTCGGCGCCGGCTTCGGGATCGGGTACGCGAGCGGGACCTCGGGCTCCCCGACCGCGGGGGCCGGCGACGACGTGGCGCCGGTGGTGGTCGGGCTGCAGGGCCTGCACAGCCGCGACGGGTTCGCCGCGCTGGTCGCCGCCGTCGGGAGCCGGTTCGGGTCCGCGATGGTCGCCGAGGCCGTGGTCTACCCCGAGTACGCCGTCATCACGATGCCCGCCCCCGGCGCGCCGGGACGCGCGCAGTCCTTCCTGTACCGGGGCGGCTTCGACGAGCCGTCCAACGCCGGCACCCGCACCGCGTCCGACCCGCTCGTCGACCTGGCTGCGGTGCGGGTCGACGCGATCCTCGGGCTGGTGGCGGGCGCCGGCGAGAGCCTCGCCGTGGCCGACCCCACCAGCCGCTACCTGATCATCGGCCAGAACGGCGGCAGCCCGTACGTCAGCGTCTACGCGTCGAACGAGTTCAACGAGTCCGGCTACGTGCGGGCCGGGCTCGACGGCACCGTCACGGCGGTCCACCCCTACGAGGCGGGCTGA
- a CDS encoding MFS transporter — MSDGEVPEPAPPRPRFLARTLRSLEHPNYRRFMAGHAVSIIGTWMQRIAQDWLVLELTGSPVAIGTATALQFLPVLLLGMWGGVLADRFDRWKLIVGTQVASGVLAAVLAVTTLLGATSITLVFVMAALLGLVTVVDGPARQAFITDLVPPADYVNAQALNSTVHNSGRLIGPAVAGLLIAAAGAGPAFAVNAVSFVAVLVGLLRIDRTALHRTTRVARGPGQAREGLRYAWRHRELRAALFLVAVVGVFGQNFRVVLPVMATDVLGGDASTYGWLTAAMGLGAVLGAFGAASSERVTGRGLLAWTVVFAAVNLVAALAGQLTVALAALFLVGVANILFNTLARSLLRLHSAPEVQGRVMALHGLLFLGTTPIGAPLLGWVCDVAGVPWAFVVAGGTALLAAGVAACRLLRRTVPA; from the coding sequence ATGAGCGATGGCGAGGTGCCGGAGCCCGCCCCGCCGCGCCCGCGGTTCCTCGCCCGGACCCTCCGGTCGCTCGAGCACCCCAACTACCGCCGCTTCATGGCCGGGCACGCCGTGAGCATCATCGGCACCTGGATGCAGCGCATCGCGCAGGACTGGCTGGTCCTGGAGCTCACCGGCAGCCCCGTCGCCATCGGCACGGCCACCGCGCTGCAGTTCCTGCCGGTGCTGCTGCTCGGCATGTGGGGCGGCGTGCTGGCCGACCGGTTCGACCGGTGGAAGCTCATCGTCGGCACCCAGGTCGCGAGCGGGGTGCTGGCCGCGGTCCTGGCGGTCACGACGCTGCTCGGCGCCACCTCGATCACGCTCGTGTTCGTCATGGCCGCGCTGCTGGGGCTGGTCACCGTCGTCGACGGCCCGGCGCGCCAGGCGTTCATCACCGACCTCGTGCCGCCCGCGGACTACGTCAACGCGCAGGCCCTCAACTCCACGGTCCACAACTCCGGGCGCCTCATCGGCCCCGCGGTCGCCGGCCTCCTCATCGCGGCGGCGGGCGCCGGGCCGGCCTTCGCCGTCAACGCCGTCTCGTTCGTCGCCGTGCTCGTCGGGCTGCTCCGGATCGACCGCACGGCGTTGCACCGCACCACCCGCGTCGCCCGCGGCCCCGGCCAGGCGCGTGAGGGACTGCGCTACGCGTGGCGGCACCGCGAGCTGCGCGCCGCCCTGTTCCTGGTGGCCGTGGTCGGGGTCTTCGGCCAGAACTTCCGGGTGGTCCTGCCGGTGATGGCGACCGACGTGCTCGGCGGCGACGCGTCCACCTACGGCTGGCTGACGGCCGCCATGGGGCTGGGTGCCGTGCTCGGTGCGTTCGGGGCCGCGTCGAGCGAGCGGGTGACGGGCCGCGGCCTGCTCGCGTGGACGGTGGTGTTCGCCGCGGTGAACCTGGTGGCGGCCCTGGCCGGGCAGCTGACCGTCGCGCTGGCGGCGCTGTTCCTGGTCGGCGTCGCCAACATCCTGTTCAACACCCTGGCCCGCAGCCTGCTCCGGCTGCACAGCGCGCCCGAGGTGCAGGGCCGGGTCATGGCCCTGCACGGCCTGCTGTTCCTCGGCACGACCCCGATCGGCGCCCCGCTGCTGGGCTGGGTCTGCGACGTGGCGGGCGTGCCGTGGGCGTTCGTGGTGGCGGGGGGCACGGCCCTGCTCGCGGCGGGGGTGGCGGCGTGCCGCCTGCTGCGGCGGACGGTGCCGGCCTGA
- a CDS encoding sensor histidine kinase has translation MRHRIVGLAVVAALLTIALFGGPLAAVMAMYMLNAEHSELDKATDTLALSLTAEFARGEPPAALPPVDGVTFTLYDAVGARLVGDGPAVADGPVGDVLAGEGIVDGDGAGVFLVVVPLYDGDRVVGALRGAAPQAPTYLRIALALALMAAGGLVAVGAVWLVSRRLAARLARPLEDLAAAARTVGAGDFTASAPTSRIPEIDEVGTALNGAAARIGGLVARERAFSADASHQLRTPLAGLRLGLEAALDTPGQNLHTVVVTAMAGADRLERTIDDLLSLTRDTDRPGEALDLGALLDGVRREWTGPLAAAGRSLLVTVPADPPVAAASTAALRQVLGVLLDNAVRHGGGAVTVTVRDAGDALAVDVTDGGPGVTGSEQELFTRRSEAADGHGIGLALARSLAEAEGGRLLLAGRRPARFSVLVPLAPVPARTP, from the coding sequence ATGCGACACCGGATCGTCGGGCTGGCGGTCGTCGCCGCGCTCCTGACCATCGCCCTGTTCGGCGGCCCCCTGGCCGCGGTGATGGCGATGTACATGCTGAACGCCGAGCACTCCGAGCTCGACAAGGCCACCGACACCCTCGCCCTGTCCCTCACCGCGGAGTTCGCCCGCGGGGAGCCGCCCGCCGCGCTGCCCCCCGTCGACGGCGTCACCTTCACCCTCTACGACGCCGTCGGCGCGCGGCTCGTCGGCGACGGGCCGGCCGTCGCGGACGGGCCCGTCGGGGACGTGCTGGCGGGCGAGGGCATCGTCGACGGCGACGGCGCCGGGGTCTTCCTCGTCGTCGTGCCGCTCTACGACGGCGACCGCGTCGTCGGCGCGCTGCGCGGCGCGGCCCCCCAGGCGCCGACCTACCTGCGGATCGCGCTCGCGCTCGCGCTGATGGCGGCGGGCGGGCTCGTCGCCGTCGGCGCGGTCTGGCTGGTGTCGCGGCGCCTGGCCGCCCGCCTCGCGCGCCCGCTGGAGGACCTGGCCGCCGCCGCGCGCACCGTCGGCGCGGGCGACTTCACCGCCTCCGCGCCGACCTCGCGGATCCCGGAGATCGACGAGGTGGGCACCGCCCTCAACGGGGCCGCCGCCCGGATCGGCGGGCTCGTGGCCCGCGAGCGCGCGTTCTCCGCCGACGCCTCCCACCAGCTGCGCACCCCCCTGGCCGGGCTGCGGCTCGGGCTCGAGGCCGCGCTGGACACGCCGGGGCAGAACCTGCACACCGTCGTCGTCACCGCGATGGCCGGGGCCGACCGCCTCGAGCGCACCATCGACGACCTGCTCTCCCTCACCCGCGACACCGACCGCCCCGGCGAGGCCCTCGACCTCGGCGCCCTGCTCGACGGCGTGCGTCGCGAGTGGACCGGTCCGCTCGCCGCCGCCGGCCGCAGCCTGTTGGTCACCGTGCCCGCCGACCCGCCGGTCGCCGCCGCCTCCACCGCCGCGCTGCGCCAGGTGCTCGGCGTCCTGCTCGACAACGCGGTGCGCCACGGCGGCGGCGCGGTCACCGTGACCGTCCGCGACGCGGGTGACGCGCTGGCCGTCGACGTCACCGACGGGGGCCCGGGCGTCACCGGGTCGGAGCAGGAGCTGTTCACCCGGCGCTCCGAGGCGGCCGACGGCCACGGCATCGGGCTGGCCCTGGCCCGCAGCCTCGCCGAGGCCGAGGGCGGGCGCCTGCTGCTCGCCGGACGCCGCCCCGCGCGGTTCAGCGTGCTGGTGCCGCTCGCACCGGTCCCCGCCCGCACGCCGTGA